In the Syngnathus scovelli strain Florida chromosome 8, RoL_Ssco_1.2, whole genome shotgun sequence genome, one interval contains:
- the rsph1 gene encoding radial spoke head 1 homolog codes for MSDIDSDEFDDERNKLGEYEGDRNEAGERHGMGKAVLPKGDVYQGRYERGKRHGKGTYRFVNGARYVGDYHQNMKHGQGIFYYPDGSKYEGSWTEDLRQGHGVYTYSNGDTYVGEWLNHMRHGEGTYRYHDTGSVYTGMWANGKIESVGEFIHANHRYCSNFVNNNPSGPGKYVFDIGCEQHGEYHQMEQDRAEGEWGEPGSTTLLKWFPKCITGLTSEEADGEVTGEAEGEAKGEVDPKAEAKVETKVEAKAESEASPEAPSDAPSEAPSEAPPEA; via the exons ATGTCTGATATAGACTCTGACGAGTTTGACGATGAACGCAATAAACTCGGG GAATATGAAGGTGACAGAAATGAGGCCGGAGAACGACATGGGATGGGTAAAGCTGTTCTCCCGAAAGGAGATGTTTATCAAGGACGCTATGAACGTGGTAAAAGGCATGGCAAG GGCACTTACCGTTTTGTCAACGGAGCGAGATATGTTGGAGACTACCATCAGAACATGAAACATGGACAAGGCATCTTCTATTACCCGGATGGATCCAAATATGAAG GCTCATGGACCGAGGATTTGAGACAGGGCCATGGTGTTTACACATATTCCAACGGGGACACGTATGTTGGAGAGTGGCTCAATCACATGAG GCACGGTGAGGGTACATATCGTTACCATGACACTGGCTCAGTGTACACTGGGATGTGGGCCAATGGCAAGATCGAGTCTGTCGGAGAGTTCATCCACGCCAACCACAGATACTGCAGTAACTTTgtcaacaataat cCATCTGGTCCAGGAAAGTACGTGTTTGACATCGGCTGTGAGCAGCATGGGGAATATCATCAAATGGAGCAG GACAGGGCCGAAGGAGAGTGGGGCGAGCCGGGCTCCACGACTCTTCTCAAGTGGTTCCCAAAATGCATCACAGGCCTCACGTCGGAAGAGGCTGACGGCGAGGTCACGGGCGAGGCTGAGGGCGAGGCTAAGGGCGAGGTCGACCCCAAGGCAGAAGCCAAGGTCGAGACCAAAGTCGAGGCCAAGGCTGAGAGCGAGGCTTCCCCCGAAGCGCCATCCGATGCTCCATCCGAAGCTCCATCCGAAGCTCCACCCGAAGCATAG